In Panthera uncia isolate 11264 chromosome B4, Puncia_PCG_1.0, whole genome shotgun sequence, one genomic interval encodes:
- the NCAPH2 gene encoding condensin-2 complex subunit H2 isoform X3, with the protein MEDVEARFAHLLQPIRDLTKNWEVDVAAQLGEYLEELDQICISFDEGKTTMNFIEAALLIQGSACVYSKKVEYLYSLVYQALDFISGKKRAKQLSSVREQGADGDASSEAPQEADDQFLSLDDLPDSRANVDLRNDLPPREILIVPLLPMALVAPDEMEKNVSPLYSCQGEVLASRKDFRMNTCTAHPRGAFMLEPVGISPTETLLPRNQKEAEGAEEQPMEVCVCSSVPVLSASQEPGTSPEGPLPGGGDEDEDADGAVELPEPMAPDVPPEPQEPRSPQQSAAQPSRCVLRERREPMSLLKETPDPWQSLDPFDSLDAKPFKKGRPYSVPPCVEEVPGQKRKRKGVAKLQDFHQWYLAAYAEHADSRRPRRKGPSFADMEVLYWKHVKEQLETLRKLQRREVAERWLPRPEEGLWPVEEDRLEDSLEDLGAADDFLEPEEYAEPQEAKPGEAADLEAEAVPASLSYEELVRRNVELFIATSQKFVQETELSERIRHWEDTVQPLLREQERHVPFDIHTYGDQVVSRFSQLNQWCPFAELVAGQPAFEANDHTVEITQQPGLEAAVDTMSLRLLTHQRAHKRFQTYAAPSMAQP; encoded by the exons ATGGAGGACGTGGAGGCGCGCTTCGCCCATCTACTGCAGCCCATCCGCGACCTCACTAAGAACTGGGAGGTGGACGTGGCGGCCCAGCTGGGAGAATATCTAGAGGAG CTGGACCAGATCTGCATTTCTTTTGATGAAGGAAAAACCACCATGAACTTCATTGAGGCAGCGCTGCTGATCCAGGGCTCTGCCTGTGTCTACAGTAAGAAG GTGGAGTACCTGTACTCGCTGGTCTACCAGGCTCTCGATTTCATCTCTGGCAAGAA GCGGGCCAAGCAGCTGTCCTCAGTGCGGGAACAGGGGGCGGATGGGGACGCCAGTTCCGAGGCCCCCCAGGAGGCGGACGACCAG TTCCTGTCGCTAGATGACCTCCCTGACTCCCGTGCTAATGTGGATCTGAGGAACGACCTGCCTCCCCGT GAGATCCTCATCGTCCCTCTCCTGCCCATGGCCCTTGTGGCCCCTGATGAGATGGAGAAGAATGTTAGCCCCCTGTACAG CTGTCAGGGGGAGGTCCTGGCCAGCCGGAAGGATTTTAGGATGAACACGTGCACCGCCCACCCCAGAGGAGCCTTCATGTTGGAGCCGGTGGGCATATCCCCAACGGAGACGCTGCTGCCAAGGAACCAGAAGG AGGCTGAGGGGGCTGAGGAGCAGCCAATGGAAGTCTGTGTGTGCAGTTCCGTCCCTGTGCTCAGCGCCTCCCAGGAGCCAG GTACCTCTCCGGAAGGCCCGCTGCCTGGAGGTGGCGACGAGGATGAGGACGCAGATGGGGCGGTGGAGCTCCCTGAGCCCATGGCCCCCGACGTCCCTCCCGagccccaggagcccaggagcccGCAGCAG AGTGCTGCCCAGCCCAGCAGGTGTGTGCTGCGGGAGCGACGGGAGCCTATGTCCCTGCTGAAG GAGACCCCAGACCCCTGGCAGAGCCTGGACCCCTTTGACTCCCTGGACGCCAAGCCCTTCAAGAAAG GTAGGCCCTACTCTGTGCCCCCCTGTGTGGAGGAGGTTCCAGGACAGAAGCGCAAGAGGAAGGGTGTCGCCAAGCTGCAGGACTTCCACCAGTGGTACCTGGCTGCTT ATGCCGAGCACGCTGACAGCAGGAGGCCCCGGCGAAAGGGCCCGTCCTTTGCAG ACATGGAAGTCCTGTACTGGAAGCACGTGAAGGAGCAGCTGGAGACCCTCCGGAAGCTGCAGAGGAGGGAG GTGGCGGAGCGGTGGCTGCCGAGGCCTGAGGAGGGGCTGTGGCCTGTGGAAGAGGACCGCCTGGAGGATTCCCTGGAGGATCTGGGGGCGGCAG ATGACTTTCTAGAGCCTGAGGAGTATGCAGAGCCTCAGGAGGCAAAGCCTGGGGAGGCCGCGGACCTGG AAGCAGAGGCCGTGCCGGCATCCCTGAGCTATGAGGAGCTGGTCCGCAGGAATGTG GAGCTCTTCATCGCCACGTCTCAGAAGTTTGTGCAGGAGACGGAGCTGAGCGAGCGCATCAGGCACTGGGAGGACACCGTCCAGCCGCTGCTACGggagcag GAACGGCACGTGCCCTTTGACATCCACACCTATGGGGACCAGGTGGTCTCAAGGTTCAGCCAGCTCAACCAGTGGTGTCCCTTCGCGGAGCTGGTAGCCGGCCAACCTGCCTTCGAG GCCAACGACCACACGGTGGAGATCACCCAGCAGCCGGGGCTGGAGGCAGCCGTGGACACCATGTCCCTGAGGCTGCTCACCCACCAGCGGGCCCACAAGCGCTTCCAGACTTACGCTGCCCCCTCCATGGCCCAGCCTTGA
- the NCAPH2 gene encoding condensin-2 complex subunit H2 isoform X1, which produces MEDVEARFAHLLQPIRDLTKNWEVDVAAQLGEYLEELDQICISFDEGKTTMNFIEAALLIQGSACVYSKKVEYLYSLVYQALDFISGKKRAKQLSSVREQGADGDASSEAPQEADDQFLSLDDLPDSRANVDLRNDLPPREILIVPLLPMALVAPDEMEKNVSPLYSCQGEVLASRKDFRMNTCTAHPRGAFMLEPVGISPTETLLPRNQKEAEGAEEQPMEVCVCSSVPVLSASQEPGTSPEGPLPGGGDEDEDADGAVELPEPMAPDVPPEPQEPRSPQQSAAQPSRCVLRERREPMSLLKETPDPWQSLDPFDSLDAKPFKKGRPYSVPPCVEEVPGQKRKRKGVAKLQDFHQWYLAAYAEHADSRRPRRKGPSFADMEVLYWKHVKEQLETLRKLQRREVAERWLPRPEEGLWPVEEDRLEDSLEDLGAADDFLEPEEYAEPQEAKPGEAADLEAEAVPASLSYEELVRRNVELFIATSQKFVQETELSERIRHWEDTVQPLLREQERHVPFDIHTYGDQVVSRFSQLNQWCPFAELVAGQPAFEVCRSMLASLQLANDHTVEITQQPGLEAAVDTMSLRLLTHQRAHKRFQTYAAPSMAQP; this is translated from the exons ATGGAGGACGTGGAGGCGCGCTTCGCCCATCTACTGCAGCCCATCCGCGACCTCACTAAGAACTGGGAGGTGGACGTGGCGGCCCAGCTGGGAGAATATCTAGAGGAG CTGGACCAGATCTGCATTTCTTTTGATGAAGGAAAAACCACCATGAACTTCATTGAGGCAGCGCTGCTGATCCAGGGCTCTGCCTGTGTCTACAGTAAGAAG GTGGAGTACCTGTACTCGCTGGTCTACCAGGCTCTCGATTTCATCTCTGGCAAGAA GCGGGCCAAGCAGCTGTCCTCAGTGCGGGAACAGGGGGCGGATGGGGACGCCAGTTCCGAGGCCCCCCAGGAGGCGGACGACCAG TTCCTGTCGCTAGATGACCTCCCTGACTCCCGTGCTAATGTGGATCTGAGGAACGACCTGCCTCCCCGT GAGATCCTCATCGTCCCTCTCCTGCCCATGGCCCTTGTGGCCCCTGATGAGATGGAGAAGAATGTTAGCCCCCTGTACAG CTGTCAGGGGGAGGTCCTGGCCAGCCGGAAGGATTTTAGGATGAACACGTGCACCGCCCACCCCAGAGGAGCCTTCATGTTGGAGCCGGTGGGCATATCCCCAACGGAGACGCTGCTGCCAAGGAACCAGAAGG AGGCTGAGGGGGCTGAGGAGCAGCCAATGGAAGTCTGTGTGTGCAGTTCCGTCCCTGTGCTCAGCGCCTCCCAGGAGCCAG GTACCTCTCCGGAAGGCCCGCTGCCTGGAGGTGGCGACGAGGATGAGGACGCAGATGGGGCGGTGGAGCTCCCTGAGCCCATGGCCCCCGACGTCCCTCCCGagccccaggagcccaggagcccGCAGCAG AGTGCTGCCCAGCCCAGCAGGTGTGTGCTGCGGGAGCGACGGGAGCCTATGTCCCTGCTGAAG GAGACCCCAGACCCCTGGCAGAGCCTGGACCCCTTTGACTCCCTGGACGCCAAGCCCTTCAAGAAAG GTAGGCCCTACTCTGTGCCCCCCTGTGTGGAGGAGGTTCCAGGACAGAAGCGCAAGAGGAAGGGTGTCGCCAAGCTGCAGGACTTCCACCAGTGGTACCTGGCTGCTT ATGCCGAGCACGCTGACAGCAGGAGGCCCCGGCGAAAGGGCCCGTCCTTTGCAG ACATGGAAGTCCTGTACTGGAAGCACGTGAAGGAGCAGCTGGAGACCCTCCGGAAGCTGCAGAGGAGGGAG GTGGCGGAGCGGTGGCTGCCGAGGCCTGAGGAGGGGCTGTGGCCTGTGGAAGAGGACCGCCTGGAGGATTCCCTGGAGGATCTGGGGGCGGCAG ATGACTTTCTAGAGCCTGAGGAGTATGCAGAGCCTCAGGAGGCAAAGCCTGGGGAGGCCGCGGACCTGG AAGCAGAGGCCGTGCCGGCATCCCTGAGCTATGAGGAGCTGGTCCGCAGGAATGTG GAGCTCTTCATCGCCACGTCTCAGAAGTTTGTGCAGGAGACGGAGCTGAGCGAGCGCATCAGGCACTGGGAGGACACCGTCCAGCCGCTGCTACGggagcag GAACGGCACGTGCCCTTTGACATCCACACCTATGGGGACCAGGTGGTCTCAAGGTTCAGCCAGCTCAACCAGTGGTGTCCCTTCGCGGAGCTGGTAGCCGGCCAACCTGCCTTCGAGGTGTGTCGCTCCATGTTGGCCTCCCTGCAGCTG GCCAACGACCACACGGTGGAGATCACCCAGCAGCCGGGGCTGGAGGCAGCCGTGGACACCATGTCCCTGAGGCTGCTCACCCACCAGCGGGCCCACAAGCGCTTCCAGACTTACGCTGCCCCCTCCATGGCCCAGCCTTGA
- the NCAPH2 gene encoding condensin-2 complex subunit H2 isoform X2, which yields MEDVEARFAHLLQPIRDLTKNWEVDVAAQLGEYLEELDQICISFDEGKTTMNFIEAALLIQGSACVYSKKVEYLYSLVYQALDFISGKKRAKQLSSVREQGADGDASSEAPQEADDQFLSLDDLPDSRANVDLRNDLPPREILIVPLLPMALVAPDEMEKNVSPLYSCQGEVLASRKDFRMNTCTAHPRGAFMLEPVGISPTETLLPRNQKEAEGAEEQPMEVCVCSSVPVLSASQEPGTSPEGPLPGGGDEDEDADGAVELPEPMAPDVPPEPQEPRSPQQSAAQPSRCVLRERREPMSLLKETPDPWQSLDPFDSLDAKPFKKGRPYSVPPCVEEVPGQKRKRKGVAKLQDFHQWYLAAYAEHADSRRPRRKGPSFADMEVLYWKHVKEQLETLRKLQRREVAERWLPRPEEGLWPVEEDRLEDSLEDLGAADDFLEPEEYAEPQEAKPGEAADLAEAVPASLSYEELVRRNVELFIATSQKFVQETELSERIRHWEDTVQPLLREQERHVPFDIHTYGDQVVSRFSQLNQWCPFAELVAGQPAFEVCRSMLASLQLANDHTVEITQQPGLEAAVDTMSLRLLTHQRAHKRFQTYAAPSMAQP from the exons ATGGAGGACGTGGAGGCGCGCTTCGCCCATCTACTGCAGCCCATCCGCGACCTCACTAAGAACTGGGAGGTGGACGTGGCGGCCCAGCTGGGAGAATATCTAGAGGAG CTGGACCAGATCTGCATTTCTTTTGATGAAGGAAAAACCACCATGAACTTCATTGAGGCAGCGCTGCTGATCCAGGGCTCTGCCTGTGTCTACAGTAAGAAG GTGGAGTACCTGTACTCGCTGGTCTACCAGGCTCTCGATTTCATCTCTGGCAAGAA GCGGGCCAAGCAGCTGTCCTCAGTGCGGGAACAGGGGGCGGATGGGGACGCCAGTTCCGAGGCCCCCCAGGAGGCGGACGACCAG TTCCTGTCGCTAGATGACCTCCCTGACTCCCGTGCTAATGTGGATCTGAGGAACGACCTGCCTCCCCGT GAGATCCTCATCGTCCCTCTCCTGCCCATGGCCCTTGTGGCCCCTGATGAGATGGAGAAGAATGTTAGCCCCCTGTACAG CTGTCAGGGGGAGGTCCTGGCCAGCCGGAAGGATTTTAGGATGAACACGTGCACCGCCCACCCCAGAGGAGCCTTCATGTTGGAGCCGGTGGGCATATCCCCAACGGAGACGCTGCTGCCAAGGAACCAGAAGG AGGCTGAGGGGGCTGAGGAGCAGCCAATGGAAGTCTGTGTGTGCAGTTCCGTCCCTGTGCTCAGCGCCTCCCAGGAGCCAG GTACCTCTCCGGAAGGCCCGCTGCCTGGAGGTGGCGACGAGGATGAGGACGCAGATGGGGCGGTGGAGCTCCCTGAGCCCATGGCCCCCGACGTCCCTCCCGagccccaggagcccaggagcccGCAGCAG AGTGCTGCCCAGCCCAGCAGGTGTGTGCTGCGGGAGCGACGGGAGCCTATGTCCCTGCTGAAG GAGACCCCAGACCCCTGGCAGAGCCTGGACCCCTTTGACTCCCTGGACGCCAAGCCCTTCAAGAAAG GTAGGCCCTACTCTGTGCCCCCCTGTGTGGAGGAGGTTCCAGGACAGAAGCGCAAGAGGAAGGGTGTCGCCAAGCTGCAGGACTTCCACCAGTGGTACCTGGCTGCTT ATGCCGAGCACGCTGACAGCAGGAGGCCCCGGCGAAAGGGCCCGTCCTTTGCAG ACATGGAAGTCCTGTACTGGAAGCACGTGAAGGAGCAGCTGGAGACCCTCCGGAAGCTGCAGAGGAGGGAG GTGGCGGAGCGGTGGCTGCCGAGGCCTGAGGAGGGGCTGTGGCCTGTGGAAGAGGACCGCCTGGAGGATTCCCTGGAGGATCTGGGGGCGGCAG ATGACTTTCTAGAGCCTGAGGAGTATGCAGAGCCTCAGGAGGCAAAGCCTGGGGAGGCCGCGGACCTGG CAGAGGCCGTGCCGGCATCCCTGAGCTATGAGGAGCTGGTCCGCAGGAATGTG GAGCTCTTCATCGCCACGTCTCAGAAGTTTGTGCAGGAGACGGAGCTGAGCGAGCGCATCAGGCACTGGGAGGACACCGTCCAGCCGCTGCTACGggagcag GAACGGCACGTGCCCTTTGACATCCACACCTATGGGGACCAGGTGGTCTCAAGGTTCAGCCAGCTCAACCAGTGGTGTCCCTTCGCGGAGCTGGTAGCCGGCCAACCTGCCTTCGAGGTGTGTCGCTCCATGTTGGCCTCCCTGCAGCTG GCCAACGACCACACGGTGGAGATCACCCAGCAGCCGGGGCTGGAGGCAGCCGTGGACACCATGTCCCTGAGGCTGCTCACCCACCAGCGGGCCCACAAGCGCTTCCAGACTTACGCTGCCCCCTCCATGGCCCAGCCTTGA
- the LOC125919748 gene encoding protein SCO2 homolog, mitochondrial, whose amino-acid sequence MLLLVLAPKAWHRLSHLKPPALVWTPGGKARHVRCRLLSRQGPGDTGRQSRPQGPGLGTRLLITALFGAGLGGAWLAARAEKEQRRQQQRTEALRQAAVGQGDFSLLDHQGRARCKADFRGQWVLMYFGFTHCPDICPDELEKLVQVVRQLEAEPGLPPVQPVFITVDPERDTVAAMARYVQDFHPRLLGLTGSAEQVARVSRSYRVYYSAGPKDEDQDYIVDHSIAIYLLSPDGLFTDYYSRARSAEQIADSVRRHMAAFRSVLH is encoded by the coding sequence ATGCTGCTGCTGGTTCTGGCACCCAAGGCTTGGCACAGGCTCTCTCATCTGAAGCCCCCAGCCCTCGTTTGGACCCCGGGAGGCAAGGCCAGACATGTGAGGTGTCGGCTCCTGTCAAGGCAGGGCCCTGGAGACACAGGCAGGCAGAGCCGGCCCCAGGGCCCCGGGCTTGGAACTAGGCTGTTGATCACCGCCTTGtttggggctgggctgggtggggcctGGCTGGCTGCCAGGGCTGAGAAGGAGCAGCGGCGGCAGCAACAGCGGACAGAGGCCCTGCGCCAGGCGGCTGTGGGCCAGGGTGACTTCAGCCTGCTGGACCACCAGGGACGGGCTCGCTGCAAAGCCGACTTCCGGGGTCAGTGGGTGCTGATGTACTTTGGGTTCACTCACTGCCCCGACATCTGCCCAGACGAGCTGGAGAAGTTGGTGCAGGTGGTACGGCAGCTGGAGGCTGAGCCCGGCCTGCCCCCGGTGCAGCCTGTCTTCATTACTGTGGACCCCGAGCGGGACACCGTCGCAGCCATGGCCCGCTACGTACAGGACTTCCACCCACGGTTGCTGGGCCTGACCGGTTCTGCTGAGCAGGTGGCCCGAGTGAGCCGCAGCTACCGAGTGTACTACAGCGCGGGCCCCAAGGACGAGGATCAGGATTACATCGTGGACCACTCCATTGCCATCTACCTGCTCAGCCCTGACGGCCTCTTCACAGACTACTACAGCCGGGCCAGATCAGCAGAGCAGATCGCAGACAGCGTGAGGCGCCACATGGCTGCCTTCCGCAGCGTCCTGCACTGA
- the ODF3B gene encoding outer dense fiber protein 3B, which produces MGSGSRAGRGPASGHPTLPSPPGATRAGAAGRKPTPPSRAMGSDVWVGPWRPHRPRGPIAALYRGPGPKYMLPPNTGYILHDPSRPRAPAFSFGARLPTQQTSCGPGPGHLIPARMTVRGPDGTPAYSIYGRPRHAAPFLTPGPGRYFPERAGNATYPSAPRHTIATRNWGIHAEPQTPGPGAYTVPSLLGPRVIGKVSAPTYSIYGRSAVGSCFEDLSKTPGPCAYHVVNTGIYKSRAPQFSMLARNSLPQDNTLNPGPAAYNVDQGHRKPGGWSFGIRHSDHLARVLTYADD; this is translated from the exons ATGGGGTCTGGGAGTCGGGCCGGGAGGGGGCCGGCATCCGGGCACCCCACCTTGCCTTCCCCGCCGGGAGCCACGAGAGCAG GTGCCGCGGGCCGTAAGCCCACCCCACCCTCGCGCGCCATGGGCTCGGACGTCTGGGTCGGCCCTTGGCGGCCGCACCGGCCCCGCGGCCCCATCGCAGCGCTCTACAGAGGCCCGGGGCCCAAGTACATGCTGCCACCGAACACCG GCTACATCCTGCACGACCCGTCGCGGCCCCGCGCCCCGGCGTTCTCCTTCGGCGCGCGCCTCCCCACGCAGCAGACTTCGTGCGGCCCCGGGCCCGGCCACCTGATTCCAGCTCGTATGACCGTGCGCGGCCCCGACGGCACCCCCGCCTACTCCATCTACGGCCGTCCGCGCCACGCAGCGCCCTTCCTCACTCCGGGACCCG GCAGGTACTTCCCAGAACGAGCTGGGAACGCGACGTACCCCAGTGCGCCTCGGCACACCATCGCCACCCGAAACTGGGGCATCCACGCGGAGCCGCAGACCCCAG GCCCCGGGGCCTACACTGTGCCCTCGCTCTTGGGTCCGCGTGTCATCGGTAAAGTCTCGGCCCCAACTTACTCCATCTATGGCCGCAGCGCAGTGGGCAGCTGCTTCGAGGACCTCAGcaag ACCCCGGGTCCCTGCGCCTACCACGTGGTGAACACTGGGATCTACAAGTCTCGGGCCCCCCAGTTCTCGATGCTGGCGCGGAATTCACTCCCCCAGGACAACACCCTGAATCCGGGACCCGCAGCCTACAACGTGGACCAAGGG CACCGCAAGCCCGGCGGCTGGAGCTTCGGGATCCGGCACTCGGACCACCTGGCCCGGGTCCTGACCTACGCGGATGACTGA